The genomic region AGCAGTGAAGGAGatgaaaattaaagagataggtgATGAAGATGATCATATGGGCTCATGAACCAATTTATTTGCTTTTTAGTACGTTGAAAGTATTAGGATGCTATACAAAAGACATCAAAGTATGTCAGGTCTTGAACATGCAACCTCAGTCGGTAAAGTTGATTTCAATCTCAAAGGACAACCTACACAACCCCAAAAGAAAGTAATcataaatgaaataataatatgatTACATTTCGACTGGAAATGTGAAGATCACAAAGTGTAACAAACGCTGTGAAACAAATGCTTTGTAATCTCAAAATCAAAATACGGCATTGCACATTCATTCCAACTTTTGAGTACATTAGCTTCATATAATAACTGTACAGCCAAAAGGCATATATGGAAAAACTGAATGCCCAAGTTCTGGAGACGATTCACCCACTATACTTGGTAGGTAAGCAACTTTGGTTCAGGACCTTGATTCTGTTATCAGGCATAAAGAGGCGAAGCAGATGGCTGAGGGTACGCAGTCGTACTCCTTCCACCGGTAGCATCATCTGCACTTTGCCTACGTCTCCGAGGTACGCTGTTAGTATTGTTGTGATTAATTCTGGAGTCGTTAGAATCCTGGAGCTGCTCCAATGCAGTTACAACCTCATTCATGCTTGGTCTGAACTTGGCATCGATCAACAGGCATCGCAAAGCAAGGGTAGCAGCCTTAAAGGCTCCTTCGATTGTATACTGCCCTTCAAGGCGATTATCTAGGACACGAAAAATTTTGCGTTTGTTGGCAAGGTAAGGTTTGGCCCATTCCACCAGTTTATGTTCTCCAGATGGTCGATTCTTGTCAACTGCTCTCCGGCCAGATAACATCTCCAGCAGCACAACTCCAAAACTATAGACATCACTCCTTGCAGACAAGTGACCTACAGTTGAAGGGAAAAAATGGTATCATTCATCGTTTACAAGAGTAGAAAATTACATATACTCGGTTAACTGAAACAGGTTGCTAAGTACCTGTGGCAAGATACTCCGGAGCAGCATATCCGTAAGTCCCCATAACTCGGGTAGAAACATGGCTCTTATCACCTGTTGGCCCATCTTTGGCCAACCCAAAATCAGAGAGCTTTGCATTGTAGTTCTGCAATTACAATAGAGAACCATGTAAAGGAATTGGAAAGAATGCTTTGGCTTAACAAATCACATACCGTATCGAGCAAGATGTTGGAAGTCTTGAAGTCTCGATATATAACTCTTGTTTCCGCACTGTGAAGGAAGGCGAGTCCCTTCGCAGCACCGAGGGCAACTTTCAACCGTAGGCTCCAAGAAAGAGGCTGGAAATAAGAACCTCCTGGTACATGTAACTCAAAgtgttaaaaataaacaaaatggcATCTAAAACAAAGTTTTGCTCGACCAAACCGACATATAGGCTAAAAGAACTTACTCCTGAATAGATGATTCTCCAAGCTGCCACGAGGCATGAATTCGTACACCAGCAGGCGGTGCTCGTCCTCCAAGCAATATCCAATTAGTTTCACAAGATTAGGATGATAAAGCTGTCCGAGAAAATTCACTTCTGCCTACAAGATCAAGATCAAACACAAGTAAATCTAAGCACTTCAATCTCAAAACAACAGAAAGTGACAAGCTTCATAGATAAACATCTTAAGCAagcaaactcaacacattaaAATCCTTTCCACCTAATAAATGGACTTACCAACCATTCCTTGTGACCTTGGAACCCGTCCTGGTTAAGCCTTTTGACAGCAATAACAATGCCAGATCCAGGCTTGGTAGCAGTAAAGGAATTTTCATCGATCCACCCCTTAAACACGGAGCCGAAACCGCCTTCTCCAAGCACACtatcgggacgaaaattccttgtGGCCATTTTGAGATCAGCAAAGCTGAAACTTTTCAAATTGGGGGACTGCAAAATCTCACCCTCACTCCGAGGTGTCAAAGGTGCTGAAAATGATGAAACTTTGCTGTTGCTGCTTTCACTGCTAATATCTTTCCCATCACCACTATCATACTTTGAACTGAGCCCTGTTTCAAACATGTATAACCCCTCATGCATTCATTGATTGAAATTAACCCATTTTTGGAAGTACAATAAGGTCATCTCCCACAAATTGTTAGGATGTATGTTAAGTTACTAATGAAGATAAAGCTCTCAATAAACCAGaacttttaagaaaaaaaattatacttGAAAACCCCAAAATTTCAAAGTACATAGCAATTAACAGATATATTATAGCATAATGTGGGATAATTGAAATACCTGTGTTGCTGTGGCTCTCAGCTTTAATACCGGCACTCAAGCAATTTCCCATTGCATCAAATACCTGAAAAATACAAGCCACCATCTTCAACTCTTCTTTCGTAGAtcctaaaacaaagaaaaaatcgGTTTATATAACAAACCAGAATTCAACAATGAAATGAAGCAGATCTAagttctatttaaaaaaaaaagagaaaagaaaagaaaaaagcttCCCAAAACCATCATTTTTCATTACAAAAAAACAGATAAAAAGGTCATCTTTTTCTCTGTAAACCAAGCAGGGAAGGGCCTAAAAAAAAGAGCATCAAGAGAGAGAAGTTTACCAGTTTATTATAGCAAAAGCTTTAATTTTTCTTGTGCAGTACCTAGTGGCAACCTGCAAATAGTTAGCCAACGGCGATGATGGTTATAAAtttaagaaaaagagagagatttTTAAAGGAAGGTGAGATGAATTGCACCAATGTCGGGCTGGTCCCGCCTTTTAAGCGTACCGTGCTACACTCtgtctctctttctctctctctctctctctctcagttTAGTCAAGTCAGAGAAGGTTAGCCCTTGCACTCCATTGCCATCTTTCCTGAGCCGTTGGATCCTTTCTATAAATGATGGTGGCTGAGCTTCAACAGCTGGCTTCGTCCTTGTATGTAGCTTTCAAGTTTCAACTATGACATAAATAAACCGTTAAAAAGTGAAATTTTCTAtctgaattaaaaagaaaaaatggttttTTTAATGGATAATTGTAGTAATTGGAGAATGGAGGGACAATTGGCAAGCCAAGACCCTGGCTTTTATTCAAGTGGGAGCTTTTAGCTTTGAAACCGCCACAGGGGCCCTCATTGAAGGAGGAGCAGCCAATTATCAATGGGGTAAGAAAGGGTACTcaaagaaaaataccaaaataatacAAAGAAAAAATTATGTACCAAAATAGTACATTTGGGGTGGTGCCGCCTATTGCAGAGGCATGACCACCCCATGTCAGATTAAAATTATTGTGGTATCGGTCAAATTAtgatgactaaaatgtaataatataaaatatttagagACACATTATGAAATTATACCATTTAGAATGATTCTTGAGAAAAAAGTGAAAGGTGGTGCTTTATGGCGAGGCATGACCACCCATGTCGAGATCAAAAATTCATGGTATCGGTCAAATTAAgactaaaatgtaataatataaaatatttagggACTGTTATGAAATTATACCATTTAGAATGGTGCTTTGAGAAAAAAGTGAAAGGTGCTTGCCTTACAGTGGCGGCAccaaactaaataaataatttcatataAGCTCtccttttttgttattttcttttattccccttcaactcactatattattttaaacaagcCCTTGacctattttttaataaaataagccCTTAACTTATAGTTTTTACTCAAAAAAgccctttattttaatattaaagtaaatatattttacccaaaataaagctatttaaaaaatataaactaattcACATTTTAGATTGATGTGAAtagcttattaaataaaaattaaaattttaaaatttcttgagaGTGCTTATGAATAAAAACTATAAATTAAGGGcttatttaactaaaaaataggttaagggcttgtttaaaaataatatagtgagttgaaggaggaataaaaagaaaataacaaaaaaggaGAGCTTACAAGGTAATTAACCCATATTTTAGTTTGGTGCCGCCACTTTGTCAGGCGGCACCCTTCACTTTTTTTCCAGTAGCCATTCTAAATGGTATAATTTCATAACAGGtccttaaatattttatattattatattttagtcctGCGCCGCAATTTGACCGACAGCTACAGTAATTTCTGATCTGACATGGGGTGATCATGCCTCTGCCATAGGCGGCTCCACCCCAAATGTACTATTTTGGTACATAATTTTTtctttgtattattttaatatttttttatttttttttcctatttCAGTAAAAAAACCCACTCTTTTGTGTATCAATGGCATAGGTTAATTCCCAAGAAAAACCTCTTTATTAGTACAAGGAATTGACTAGACAGCTTCACTTGCATGGAAAGTTCAGAGCTTTTGGACACTTTTTAGTGTGACAAATCTGGTAGGTTTTGTTTTAGGATTAATTCCATCGGCCCTCCTCGAATTTCAACTCCAATTTTGAATTAATCCCAAActtaaactatttttaaattGAATCCTCAAAATATTATCATATCAATCGAATCTTTAGTTTGGATTTTAAATCTCAACTCAAATCCGGCATACACTAAATCTATTTAAcatgttaataaaaataaataacgatACTATATTTTTTTAACATGTCAGATTCAAATTGTCTATGTAATAAGTACACGTGTTTCTAATATGACCAACAAGTTTTAAATATGCTTAAAGTTAGATTTGAATTGACATTTAACGTTTAAATTGCCAGCTAGGATGATGAAAAGATTTTATTGATACAATATTGATATTAAGAGGGTTGAATTAGAATGTTTAATTTAGTATTTAGGTAATAGTTTAATGGCATTTGAAGGAATTAAGCCTTGTTATAATGATCCAAAGTCTAGAAACAGGCATTAGGTTGAGAAAAGAagtaataattataatattagtAAGTGTTTGAAAGGATGTTTCTGGTTAGATTCCAGACCTTATGTTAAAATAAAGATTTTGTTGCGTTATTGCAACTCTTTCCTTAAATAAATCTTAATTTTGTTGCATTATAGCTGTTCTTTCCTTGAATAAATCTTaagctctttattttattttatcttgtcTAATCTCAAATCATTTTTCTTTTGATCAATAATCTGAATCATTTTATCAACAAGAATCTTAATCATGTGGATcgcatattttcatttaaaaaaaaaaacaaaagaaaagttgatttaaGAACAATTTATAACAATTAAATAAGACTGATTTTTTTTATTCGTTAATGATGACAATAgtaacaaaaaaaatataattgtCGAAAATACTCGCAACGtttatgaatttttggttttgagcctttaatttttttgtttttttattgatATTCTTTAACGTTAcgatttttttatagattttttcaTAAATCAATCCAATTTTAATGGAAAACGTCATTGATCATCAATTAAACGTCGATCAACGAAATAGTCTATGTGGCGTGCTGACATgttaaaaataaagaattaaatatgaaattaaaaaaaatatataaaaaatagagAGAGAGAGTAGAAAAGTAGTTATTTTGAACCCAAATAACACAGAATCAAGCTCCTTTCCACTTTTAAAAAAAAGCCGAAAAATGGAGAGTTTCAACGCCAAAGATCTGTCAACAATAGGCGGCATAGCCACCATTTCCTTTCTTCATTCCTTCATTCCCACCCATTGGCTTTCTTTCTCCATTGTCAAACGAGcctagaaatggaaaagaaacagTGCATAAACTTGCTTCACTTTTGCTTATAATTCATTGTGGTAGCTATATGCTGTTGTTTTTGTCTGGAAAGGGTGGGCACAATCATTCTCATAATCAACCTATGGAGAACATGGCTATCGCCGATCTTGTTCTTGTTCCAGCATTGTCTCTTTGCGCTACCACTCTTCTTGTGTTTCTAGTTGTTGGAAACTCATTGTCGATGatagattttagggatttcatGATTTGGAAATAAGGGATTATGGATTTTAATTATAGGTTTTAATTTGagggttaaaattatttttttttataatttttttataatttcatatttaaatctTTATTTTTGACATGTAAGCACTCCACGTAGATTACTTTGTTGACCGGCGCTTGACTGACGATAAACTgacatttttcattaaaattgaGTTGATTTGTGAAAAAATTGTAACATTGAGGACatcaatctaaaaaaaaaaaaatcaatggtACAAAACCAAAAATCCATAAACGTTGAGGGTATTTTCAATAATTATGTCATTAGAAAAAACTATTGATTAACTATATGACTTCTACAACCTTCAATATTGCTTCTAAATTCTAAATCATTAATCGTTAATTCAaagtattattatcatattaattAGGTAATTTTGATGGTTTAGGTGTTAAATACTAATTCATATTTGACATGAATTGGACCAAAGTTTTAATATGTATGAATCCATCACATGGACAGTTTACAGTTAGCATCTTAAAGAAAAAACAAATAACTTATGACAAATGAAAGTAATACTCTTGGTTTCTTTGAAAAACCTTCAACCAAAAAAGTTAGATTCAAAGAATTACGTACGGATGAGGGCTATGATATGGCGGTTGATTTAGAACTTAAGTCTGTGCTTTCCTGGAAAGATAGACTATTAGGTGGTAGATATGAAGGATCTAAGGAGTCAGCTGCCCAGTCTCGACTTGGTAAAGATGACGATTTTGAACTTTTGAATAGGGATATTACAATATCCCTGATCAATGGCATCCCTACGATTAGTTTCTCTGAAAGAATTAATCAATCAT from Gossypium arboreum isolate Shixiya-1 chromosome 1, ASM2569848v2, whole genome shotgun sequence harbors:
- the LOC108483264 gene encoding probable serine/threonine-protein kinase PBL9 isoform X2; translation: MVACIFQVFDAMGNCLSAGIKAESHSNTGLSSKYDSGDGKDISSESSNSKVSSFSAPLTPRSEGEILQSPNLKSFSFADLKMATRNFRPDSVLGEGGFGSVFKGWIDENSFTATKPGSGIVIAVKRLNQDGFQGHKEWLAEVNFLGQLYHPNLVKLIGYCLEDEHRLLVYEFMPRGSLENHLFRRGSYFQPLSWSLRLKVALGAAKGLAFLHSAETRVIYRDFKTSNILLDTNYNAKLSDFGLAKDGPTGDKSHVSTRVMGTYGYAAPEYLATGHLSARSDVYSFGVVLLEMLSGRRAVDKNRPSGEHKLVEWAKPYLANKRKIFRVLDNRLEGQYTIEGAFKAATLALRCLLIDAKFRPSMNEVVTALEQLQDSNDSRINHNNTNSVPRRRRQSADDATGGRSTTAYPQPSASPLYA
- the LOC108483264 gene encoding probable serine/threonine-protein kinase PBL10 isoform X1, with the protein product MGNCLSAGIKAESHSNTGLSSKYDSGDGKDISSESSNSKVSSFSAPLTPRSEGEILQSPNLKSFSFADLKMATRNFRPDSVLGEGGFGSVFKGWIDENSFTATKPGSGIVIAVKRLNQDGFQGHKEWLAEVNFLGQLYHPNLVKLIGYCLEDEHRLLVYEFMPRGSLENHLFRRGSYFQPLSWSLRLKVALGAAKGLAFLHSAETRVIYRDFKTSNILLDTNYNAKLSDFGLAKDGPTGDKSHVSTRVMGTYGYAAPEYLATGHLSARSDVYSFGVVLLEMLSGRRAVDKNRPSGEHKLVEWAKPYLANKRKIFRVLDNRLEGQYTIEGAFKAATLALRCLLIDAKFRPSMNEVVTALEQLQDSNDSRINHNNTNSVPRRRRQSADDATGGRSTTAYPQPSASPLYA